Genomic segment of Streptomyces sp. NBC_01210:
TGCGGGACTGGCTGTGGAACGGGCACGAGGACCTGGTGAACGCCGTCACCACCGGTGACGCCGACTCCGCGCGCGCGGTCATCGGCGCGTACAACGACCATGCGCTCGCGTGGGCGGATCGGCTGGAGCGGTGAGCTCGGACGGGGGCGTGGGCATGAGCGCGGAGGCGAGCGCCGGTGACGGCGTGGACCTGAGCGTCGTCGTTCCGGCGTACAACGAGGAGGGCCGGCTGCGGCCCACCCTGGACGCGATCTGCGCGCATCTGCGCGCGGAACCCGGCCGCTGGGGCAACTGGGAGCTGATCGTCGTCGACGACGGCTCGTGCGACGCCACCGCGAAGATCGCCCAGGAGGCCGCTGCCGAGGAGCAGCGCATCCACCTGGTCTCCAGTGACGGCAACCGCGGCAAGGGCAGCGCCCTGCGCCTCGGGGTGCTCGCCTCGTACGGCCGGCGCGTCCTGATCACCGACGCGGACCTCGCGACGCCCATCGAGGAGCTGGACCGGCTCGACAAGCAGCTCGCGGCCGAGGACAGCGCGGCGGCGATCGGCTCGCGCGCACACCCCGACTCCCGTATCGAGGTGCACCAGCGGCGGATGCGTGAATGGCTCGGCCGGATGGGCAACCGGCTCATACGTGCCGTCGCCGTCTCCGGCATCCACGACACCCAGTGCGGCTTCAAGCTCTTCGACGGAGACAAGGCGCGTGCGGCCTTCGCCGATTCGCGGCTCGACGGATGGGGCATCGACGTCGAGATTCTGCGGTTCTTCCGGCGCCAGGGCTGGCGGGTCACGGAGGTCCCCGTGCGCTGGTCGCACCAGGCGGGCTCCAAGGTCAGACCGCTGGACTACGGAAAGGTGCTGCTGGAGCTGCTGCGGCTGCGCGCGCGTGCCGTACGGCGGGTGGACCTCGCCGTCACCGGGCTCTTCCTCCTCGCCTCCGTACTGCTCTACAAGGGGCTGTGGACCGACCTCGATCGCGGCTACCTCGCCGACGCCGGGCAGGACCAGAACCAGTGGGAGTGGTTCTTCGCGGTCACCGCCGACAATGTCGCGCATCTGCGGAATCCGCTGTTCACGACCCTGCAGGGCTATCCCGACGGTGTGAATCTGATGGCGAACACCGTCATGCTCGGGTTCTCCGTCCCGCTCACGCCGGTGACCCTGCTCCTCGGGCCGACGGTCACCTGGGCGCTGGTGCTCACGCTCGGGCTCGCCGCGACCGCCACCGCCTGGTACTGGCTGATCGCCCGGCGGCTGGTGAAGAACCGGTGGGCGGCCGCTGTCGGCGGAGGCTTCGCGGCCTTCGCGCCGCCGATGATCTCGCACGGCAACGCGCACCCCAACTTCCTTGTGCTCTTCATGATCCCGCTGATCATCGACCGGGCGCTGCGGCTGTGCGAGGGCCGCAATGTCGTACGCGACGGGGTCCTGCTCGGGCTGTTCGCGACGTACCAGATCTTCCTCGGCGAGGAGCCGCTGCTGCTCGCGTCG
This window contains:
- a CDS encoding dolichyl-phosphate beta-glucosyltransferase, yielding MSAEASAGDGVDLSVVVPAYNEEGRLRPTLDAICAHLRAEPGRWGNWELIVVDDGSCDATAKIAQEAAAEEQRIHLVSSDGNRGKGSALRLGVLASYGRRVLITDADLATPIEELDRLDKQLAAEDSAAAIGSRAHPDSRIEVHQRRMREWLGRMGNRLIRAVAVSGIHDTQCGFKLFDGDKARAAFADSRLDGWGIDVEILRFFRRQGWRVTEVPVRWSHQAGSKVRPLDYGKVLLELLRLRARAVRRVDLAVTGLFLLASVLLYKGLWTDLDRGYLADAGQDQNQWEWFFAVTADNVAHLRNPLFTTLQGYPDGVNLMANTVMLGFSVPLTPVTLLLGPTVTWALVLTLGLAATATAWYWLIARRLVKNRWAAAVGGGFAAFAPPMISHGNAHPNFLVLFMIPLIIDRALRLCEGRNVVRDGVLLGLFATYQIFLGEEPLLLASIGMLLFALSYALLRRDVARAALRPLLRGLGVAAVVCLPLIAFPLGWQFFGPQSYKSVLHGDNAGNSPLAFLEFAGRSLLGSDAGADPLAMNRTEQNAFFGWPLVALAAAIVVRLWRHAAVKALAFTGLAAAFLSLGPKFRIPYTDTVLTGPWRALAHQPLFESVIESRVAMICAPVLGVLIALAVDRLLTTRELVHQVVGLAAVAAALLPVLPTPYPVRERSEVPAFITEGMYRAYVSEGESVVTVPLPFPGSAEALHWQSATGLGFSVAGGYFNGPWGPDRIGIYGATPRHTSNLLNDVRNSGRVPVLGPNWQAQARADLAAWKAGVVVLEPQYNDGALYATVEKLLGQPGKRVGGVWVWDVQDPKNSVRTGS